Sequence from the Phragmites australis chromosome 6, lpPhrAust1.1, whole genome shotgun sequence genome:
TGGGAGGGGTGATTTTGAGGCTTGGTAAATATTGGAAGTGGTATCgaaaaactgttggagatgtaTTTTAGGGTTAAAATTCTTATATTTagctataaaaaatttatttagtgGATCTCTCGGAGATACTGTAATGAATCCAAAGGTACCTCAGCTATCCAAGAAAGAGGGATGCATGGGTGAATACCCACCATATGGATCGAAAGGTACCTGGGCTATCCAGGTTGAGGTTGTTGCCAGGAAACTTGAGCTAGGCCCAAATACAGTGGGGCACCAACAGGGGCTGCTGGATCACATTCACATTCGATCCCTCCCGCCGCCGCAACTGATCTCATAGCCACCCATGGCGCCGCCCTCTCTGCTCCGCGCCGCcgcagccgagctccgccgcCGAGGCCATCGCGCACCTCTCCCCCTCCcgtccctctcctccctcctctctccgcCTCCCCAGGCCCCAACCTCCAGCTGCCCCTATCCCAACCCTGATGCCCACTGCCGCCACCTCATCACCCTCCGCCGGTGCCCGCTCCCAGCCTCCGCCTCCGACCTCTTTTACAGCAGGGTTCTACTCCCGACCAACTTCTCGCCCGTCTCACCCTTCTCgacctcatcatcctcttccgAATCCGCGGACAAGGCTTCGCCGCCACCACTAACGTGGGTGGACAAGTGGCTTCCGGAGGCGGCGCGGCCGTACGCGATGCTCGCCCGCCTCGACAAGCCCATCGGGACGTGGCTCCTCGCTTGGCCCTGCATATGGTATGTGTTGCATCCGGCTGCTTCTTACTACTGCCGTTGTCATGTGTCGCCTCGCGACCTTGTCTTTGTGCTTGTCTTCTCAGTAGGACTAGTTATGGAGTTCGTCCATGCGTAACACCAACTGAACCGATTTGCTCTCGCTCCTGATTGCTAGCATTTGAATTCAGGTGCTTAGGATTTCCTGCAGCTCGAGGTGGTTAGCAATTCAGCTCACATATATTGTACATGCCTTCCATTTGCCTGATAAAAAAAGTTACTAGATACAAGAGCAACTTTTGTTCCCCTATTACACATTGCCTACATACAGACTAAACAGAGTACTTCTAGCTAATGCAAAACAGTCCATTTGCAACAACTTCATCTAATGATACATGGGTTGGACGCTTTTTGAGCTAAATAGACCATCAGGCTGCTGTCTTATGGCTTATGAGAGCTTCTCATGATGAGAACAATTTTTGCTCTGCTATTCATGTGTTGGTTTCCTGTACATTATGTAGTCGATAGCATGTTTTACCTTCTGTGTTGAAGAGAGACAAGAACCTTTTCTTCACAGGTCGATCACAATAGCAGCAATGCCAGGGGAGCTGCCTGACCTGAAAATGCTTGCACTTTTCGGATGTGGAGCTGTCCTCCTCAGGGGGGCTGGTTGCACAGTGAATGATCTTCTTGATCGCGACATTGATAACAAGGTGATTTTGCTTTCTTTAGCTCTTCCGGGTGCAGATCCTGCCTGGTACTTTCACTGTACAAAGCTCAAATCTAAGTGATCTATGAACATCTTCTGGAAGCTGCATGCCTTTAGCTGACATGTTTCTCCATCTCCATAGGTCGAGCGCACCAAAAGCAGGCCATTCGCATCAGGTGTTCTTACTCCTTCACAAGGAGTGTGCTTCCTCGGATTTCAGCTTCTATTGGGACTGGGCATTCTTCTCCAACTAAATAACTATAGGTATACTATACCTTTATACTCTATGCTTCTTTGGCTAAAATGTAGATTGGCTTTTTTGGATGCATTTGAACTATCCATGCTACCGCAAATACTTATCTGTGAATGTACACAGCAGAATGTTATGAACAAATGCTGGATTGTTTAGCTACTCTTTATTCTTACTCTTGTTTCTTGAGGGTAAGCAGGATCATTATGTCACATCTGTGGTATAGATGCTCTGATGCTGCAACTCGATGTGATGGAAACTGCACTCAGCGTACTTTTCATATCATTATCCCGCTTATTTGATGAATTCACTATGTCTGGAGCTACACCCGCGTTGGCTGTGTTACTGATACAGTACTCAACATTTTCTGGGTATCTTTATCTCTGTCCAAGGATCATTGTGCTACTTAGAGCCCAGTGACATTTCCTTGATTGATAAACAGGAAATTGCCTTTGTCTATTTTATTAAGGAATGGCTGCCAGTATCTCTGCATATCTAATATGTACGACTGCCATCTTGCAACAATGTTAGTTCCTTGTGAATACAGAAAAGAATACCTACAATCCCAATATGTGCCTGGTAGTCCTCTCTCATTTTTGCATTTCCACGATATCCAAAGAAAGGAAGCTTGCACTGTATGCACATTGTTTCTGGTGATTTTATTACAGTTACATTCACATATCATTTTGTGTCATTTTTGTTCTTGTAGCCGTATTCTGGGTGCATCTTCACTTCTTCTGGTCTTTTCTTATCCCCTGATGAAGAGATTCACATTTTGGGTATGTATTAAAAGATAAAACATATGGGAGCTTGAAACACTATATTCTTGTTTACAGAATATAATGGTTTATATTCCCTCGCTGTGTTAATAACAGCCTCAGGCATATCTTGGCCTGACATTCAACTGGGGAGCTTTATTAGGATGGGCTGCTATTAAAGGAAGCTTAGATCCTGCCATCATCCTTCCGTTGTATTCTGCTGGTATATGTTGGACACTGGTATATGATACCATATATGCACATCAGGTGATTCACTATTGATGCTCTTTCATGTTTAATCCTCGGTGAAGTCATCTTTTCATACTGATGTGATTTCTTATctgcatatatctacatacatCTCAGGACAAAGAAGATGACCTTAAAGTAGGAGTTAAGTCCACAGCATTAAGATTTGGAGATTTGACCAAGTACTGGATTAGTGGCTTTGGTGTCGCATGCATTGGCAGCTTAGCACTCAGTGGCTACAATGCTGATCTTGGTTGGTGTTTAGTGTCATGCTTTAGTGAAGAATAgtattatttttacttaatattgACTCTAGGCCTCAATCATGTTGAACAGGATGGCCCTACTATCCTTTTCTGACAGCTGCGGGTGCACAGTTAGTGTGGCAGATTTCCACTGTGGAACTATCTAACCGCTCAGATTGCAACAGGAAGTATGTTTATTGACATTTAAGACAATATTGTTCTTCTGTTGTTAAAACAATCCTATGAAGTGTTTAAGCTTAATTCGTTGAATTGATGTTTTGCAGGTTTGTGTCCAATAAGTGGTTTGGAGCTTTGGTATTTAGTGGAATTTTATTTGGTCGTCTTGTATCATTTTAGATTTATCAGGCATGCTCTGTaatgatatgttttttttctgTAGCATATTGATTTTGATAGAACATAGGCAGTTTTGTAATTCAACGTGGGAAGAACATACCAAGCCCTTGACTCTGCAGCATGCTGCAAACTGAACTCTTGTAAGCTCCATTTTCTCCTACTCTCCTGACTTTTGCTTTTTCTGTGTTACTAGTAAATATTCATATTATAACTTTTGCAACTTTTGCCTATGAAGCAGGTTATTCTCCGAGCGCGCGTCTTGATTGTGCTCCCCATCCCCTGTGTACAATTTATAAGACAAGAAAATGACGATACATCGATGTGGAATACATATTTGTGTTCTGATATTCGTTCTATGTGGCAAGACAAGTCAGTCTTTCCTTTTGTttctgcttttctttttttgcaccCATAGCACAAAGTTGCTGTACAAAACTCTGTTGTAttaaacctttttttttaatttttaaaagggTCTTTTTGACGAGCTTCGCAAATGCTTGCAGCTTCTATGAAAATCAACTGTAGAAGTTCTACACTTATTGCTGCACAGCGGAAAGGAACAGATTAGATGCCTGCAGCCATTAGATTTATGGCATAAAGTAAACAGGCGAAGAGATCGACCAATAGACACGCTTGTCTAAGGGCAACACTCAGACTCAGCTTGTTccacctttatttcattcatccaAACACCTGTCACGAAACCAGATGTGCATTTAGGGCAACCGCAATTATGAATCACCCCTGCCTAACTCTTTGTAAAAGCCATAAACAATGTACTAGTAACTTATTTGGACgcggagagagatagagagagattTTCGAATGAATGGGGAGAGAGATATGAATGCTTGCTAATTTTTGGAATCTCGCTGCGTATTCTGTTGAAAGAATACGCCTTCCTTGAGCCAAAACGGGTTCCCACGTACGTTTGAACCTCGGCGCAGGCGTCGGTGACGTGCTCCTCCATTCGTTGGGTCGGTCGGTCCCACACAAGCCCCAGCGGCGGGGCCATGGTTTGGATGCAGTACACGGCGACCCGCTCGCagcgcgccgccaccgcctgcctcttcctcaccggCGCCGCcctcatcgccgccgccgcccgcctctCCTACGCCAACATCGAGCCCCAGCAAGCCAAGGCCGCCGAGCGCCGACGCGTCCTCCAGGCCTTCATCCGCCGCAAGGTGGGATCGGATTCCTCAGACTCCGACTCCCCACAGGATCCACCCAAGCCCTAGCGCCAACTCGCAACACACGAGGGGAGGGACGGGCATGGCGCTGTCGGTTGGGGCCTCCCCTTCTGCTCGGCCATGCACCGACAACGGCAAGGAAGCACCGCACCTGGCGATGGACATGACGCCATCACGGAGCCCTTCGGGAGGTTCATGCCTAGATGATAGCCCCCTAGTGTTGCACTGTGATGCTTGCTAATTTTTCGTTTGTGCAATACCCTGTTGATGCAACCTAGGAACTTTGCAAGTGCTGTATACTTCGCTTGTTTTCACAAATTGCAATAATAGATTGTTCTCCGTTATATTCGTGCTGCTGCTATGCACCTCGCTTTCCCTATCCCTTGCATAGACTGTGCAGGGTCTGGCTTCTCTGCTTTCTTAATATTGTGGTGCCACAACAATGAGACTGATTGCGTTATTTTACTTCCCTTTCTGCTTGGAGTTTCATGCACTTCGACATTTTCCACTGACGACAGCAAGTAAAGAGTAATGGCATCTAAAGCCTGAAATCATTTATCATCAAACTTGTGTGCATAGGGAAAAAGTGGGAAATCTTGAAGAACGATCTAGCTTTTTAACATGTTATTATCCATTTCTTTGTCTCTTCTTTCCATTAGTATTATATTAGGTCATCAACATCTAAGTTTCCTTCGACTTGTGCTATAGGAAAGGAACTTCAGTCAGTTGGGAGGATTATGGTCCAGACATTTCAATATAAGTACTTTAAGATATTACTGAAAAACAACTCCAATTAGATAGCCCCCTAGAGCTCCTTGAAAGAAGTATTTGTTACCGCCATTTTGAAATTTAATTTGTTAAATCATCGTGCCATCTATGCTAGTGTTACTCCACTGAACACTTGAGAAGATTGCTTGTCAACTTGTATCACATTCGTTGCTGCATGATCTTGGTGAGCATACATTGTTAGCACTAAAACCTTTGTTACTGACATTCAAACACCTTTAGCAGAACCATTTGTATTCCTTTAACCTCTCTGACAGTCTTACTTTGCAGTGATACTTGCGTCCTGTTTACTTGTAGTTTTTATTCGCTGCACCTGTCACTACCACCCAATCTTAATTTGTTTCCATGGAAACTGCTCCACCTGCTATAAACTTCTGTGTTGACACTGACTGCTATAAACTTCTGTGTTGACACTGACTCACAGTTGGTTCTTCTACGGACTTTGGGTGTTATAATATTAGTCATTTAACTATTCACCAAGAGATCAGGTATTGGTACTGTGTGTGAGCTACTCGGCCAGATCGTCCTGTTTTCATGGTACATCTACATACGACGTTTAATCGTACATGTGGGTACCATTGCTGCTTCTGATTTGGTAAAATTTAGATCCTTATCATGTATCTGGATGGTGCAGGTTTTCCTTTTTTCACAACATCATTTGTTTTGGTTCATCATTGTGCTATTCTGAATAAGTTAGCGTGGTACTTGCTTGGTGTTCCACCAGGAGCTGTTATACCCTCTGTGTCAAGTACTCAAGTGTCAACATCGTGTAGATGAGCTGGACATGCCAGGAAAGCCATTGACACGAGGAGGTAAGGATCATTTTGTATTTGGAGGGGGTCTGTTTCTTCACCAACTGATTTCAATCTGCTAAAAACTGTCTAGCTCATGGCCTAAACTCTGTAATAAGTATTGGTTGCATACGTCTCCCGGATGTAGAGGCTTGGGATATGatttattccattatctaaaaagaaaaaaaaactggccAACACCATGAAAAGATGGTTCTAATGAAATCTTCTGTTCTAGAGCTCGTATTTTTGCACTTCACAATCAAGTTACTCGTGACTCTTACTTCAATCAACTCATCAATTTCCCGCTGAATTTCTTGAAATGACCAGTTCAACTGTCCTTGTGTGCTATGCAGGATCGTTATGGTCAGCCAGTGCAATTGCAGCTTGCAGGCTTTAATGATGGCAGTTATCGAGGACTTGGACACGGATAATTTTGGAGAGCATCAGATGTATATGAAATGGTCCAATTAGCTAAGGATCATTCTTTCTGGATAGCAGTGCGCTTATGCCCCGCCTCAGGTCAGCTTGCATTTTCAGACAAGTTACAGTATAGCTGCAGCCAACATTCTCATGTGTGTACTGTAGGTGCGTGTGTTACTGTCCGTACGATTGACCTTGCTAGGAAGGGTTGCTCCAGTTCATTGGAGAACCCAGTCTCAAATATATGCTTTATACAAGAAGCTGTGGACTCATCCAGATTGACTGATCGACTTATCCAGGTAACTGAACTGCTCCTAGATGTTTACTTGTCGAGTTGTACTGTACTGCTATCCTTGTGTGGAATTCTTATGGCACTGTCCGCATGCATTTGTCATACGGGTGGAACCTGATGAGAACTTATGGGTCGGCGGGCCTGCCTCTTTCTGTTCCCCATCATGGGCCCGCCATtcattccattccattccattcGAGGGGGCATAGTAAATCCTAAGTAGGCCCATTTCTCCTGATCTCCAGGATGTCTCCCTTCCCTGGAGGGTATACCGAACACCGATTATTCAACTAGCTGGGCGATTCCCTATGGTATGGTATGGTATGGCCCAATGCTTGCCAACTCGCCTGCAGTCAGGCTTAGCACACTGTTTAGTCCAACCATTGATAATTTGATATCCAACGATGTACACTTGTGCAGACCAACACACTCAGCTTTCACGAGCACACTGTTTTGTTCGCAGACAGCGACTTGTCAGACGGGTCAACGTCACTTGGGGTTTAGAGTCCCATTATGCTACCTGTTAATTACAAGATTCTTTAATTTCTTCAAGGATTAATTGTGTACGTAGCAATCTGGTAGAACATTATCATATAATGATGTATTGGCTCGCATATTTTGTTTGTAGCTACTTACCATGACGATGTGTGCAATACAACCTTGTTGCGGGAAAAAGTAAATTGTATTTGTACAGTCTCTTGCCTCATTGATATGTAATGGGAGATTCTtcatccaatccaatccagAACGCAATACAAACCCAAATTAATATAAGTTTAAAGGGGCTTATATTGCCCGCAAATGACGCGTACAAGTAGCAAGCTAACGCATTAGATTATCTCATCTTCATGTGGCAATTTAGTGGCCCCTATAAACAATTGGTAGCATGTCTGGCTGCCACTGAGCAGACGTGACTGAGTGCACACGACAGTGGAGTATTTGCGTGCTCTGCAGCTGCTCAAGGAAGGAATTGAAGCAGCTAGCTAACAAACAAACATCCCCGGATCCTCAAACCACCATCAAGAAATTAGTAGAATCTTCTATGTGCCTGCCTCCGATCCAGTCAAGAATAAACTGTTGTGCTGTGATGTCTCTCGTAGCATAGCACCCGTTCTTTAACCAACCATGCAAGTCTTGTAGAGAGattttgatggatatgcaaGATCGAGCGAGCGATTGGGCAAGGTTATTCTGCGTCTATATGGAGTTGCTATTTGCACTACGCACGTTCCttagttacaacccgaaacactgtgagttacaacttattaattgcaacacgagaagctgttactgtaagttacaacttgttattcgtattgcacacatcccccagttacaactcgaaacactgtgagttatgATTTATTAGGTggatcagttacaacttcacgtttataaatgcataattgcaatatAAGAAGTCAACACTGTgaattacaacttgttattcgcactgcgcacatctcccagttataattcaaaatattgTGAGTTACAATTTGTGGATGTACGTAGATATAAACTACAGTAAACATACatgttcaatatatatatatatctcggATGGTTTTGCTTTGCATGCCCAGCTGGGTTGATTTCTTTCTGCTATAATTATTTGCTTTTAGCTGTTTGTTGTGTGTCAGTTAAATAGAATTAAGCTACTTTTGGAGTGGTACTGTACCTGGACGAGGCTTTTTTATTTTCACGCTGCTCTGCTCGGATGAGAAAGGAGATTGATGACTGGGATCAGACAGATTAAGCCACGTACGTACGTTCACACGGGCGTTGTATTCTCGCAGGCTCGCAGCAGATCACATCAGGTGATGGGATCTTCAATGGGCCCCAAATATATATGGCTGCTTCACCCTTTTTCCTGCAGCTACCTAGCTAGTTCttctgatgtactattctagCTTCAGCCCTAGCTTGACTCATCATTCGTAGCATCGACACATGAACGTGAAGCTGCTAGACCACTCCACATGTACACTTGTTGAGATTGGGCCTACTTCGCTCGTGATTATATACAGACCAGAGCAGGGCACAAGCACGTATAGATTTAGTTCGATTCGGTTTCATGCGTGACCTGGGTCATCATCTGTCAACTGATGATCTAGCAATTCCCTGTTGTCTGATCGAgagtataaatatatatagtagGTATATACATAGGTGATTAGTGGGGTCCGTTTGGATGATCAGCGCCTTATTTGTGTGATAAGCAGACAGGAAGAGATCGCATGACTTCAAAGATCTAAGGAGACAGAAATTTTAGAAGGGGATAATAATACAAAGTTACCAGGCCAAGGCTAATGGTAGAAGAAGGAAAACTAAGATTTTTTTCTTTACAAAATGGTGATGAAGTCAGGAAGGAGATGATGTGAAGAAGATCAGCAACCAAGATGCAGATTTCTTAGTCACACCTTTTACAATGGATGAATTAAAGCCAATAGTCTTTGAAATGGAGAAAAACAAGGCACCGGGCTCGGATGGTTTTCCCATCGAGTTGTACCAAAGGTTTTGGGATGTAGT
This genomic interval carries:
- the LOC133920854 gene encoding 4-hydroxybenzoate polyprenyltransferase, mitochondrial-like gives rise to the protein MAPPSLLRAAAAELRRRGHRAPLPLPSLSSLLSPPPQAPTSSCPYPNPDAHCRHLITLRRCPLPASASDLFYSRVLLPTNFSPVSPFSTSSSSSESADKASPPPLTWVDKWLPEAARPYAMLARLDKPIGTWLLAWPCIWSITIAAMPGELPDLKMLALFGCGAVLLRGAGCTVNDLLDRDIDNKVERTKSRPFASGVLTPSQGVCFLGFQLLLGLGILLQLNNYSRILGASSLLLVFSYPLMKRFTFWPQAYLGLTFNWGALLGWAAIKGSLDPAIILPLYSAGICWTLVYDTIYAHQDKEDDLKVGVKSTALRFGDLTKYWISGFGVACIGSLALSGYNADLGWPYYPFLTAAGAQLVWQISTVELSNRSDCNRKFVSNKWFGALVFSGILFGRLVSF
- the LOC133920859 gene encoding uncharacterized protein LOC133920859 — its product is MVWMQYTATRSQRAATACLFLTGAALIAAAARLSYANIEPQQAKAAERRRVLQAFIRRKVGSDSSDSDSPQDPPKP